The region TGCATGCCCGCAATCCGCTCGCTGATAATCCGCATCTACCGCGGCCAATTCAAACCACACATCACAGCGCTCACAAACAGTCTCTCGGGCTCGACGCGGTTCAGCAGTAACAATAATTCCAAGAACGGCAGTGATTCGAGGACGAGGGTCTCGCATAATCTATCCGCGTCGTTGTCTGGGTCGAAAGCACGCGGCAAGGGCCCGGATGATGCTGTGGGCCCCTTTATTCGGCTGGATGATGTGGGGACGACGGCTGATGCTTATTATAATGGTGCTGGGGTTGGGCGTAATGGTCGtgttggtggcggtggcggtggtggtggtgctgggcgTGGATATCCCGGTGATATAGATCTATCTGGACCGCCCCCTGGGAGTCCCGGGGTGGGACCGGCGCCTGTGCCTGGGCCTGTGCCTGTGCAGAGTCCGAGTAGAAGTTATTTTAAGCGCTGGAGTTTGTTCTCGAGGAAGTCGAGTGAGCCGCCTCAGACACCGATGCTgccgcctgcgccgacgTCGCCGAGTGCGACGTATTTGGTGAGGTGATTTACAGTTGCAGTTACAGTTGCAGTTACACTTACTAGACtggctgggtttgtttggtTAAGTTTGTATAGGTACGGCATGGTGGGAGGGTctttgcatttgcatttgcattttGGATACGCCACATAGTTTATGATTTTATGAATGGACGAGTCTGGGGGCTCATTGCTTTATTGAAACTTGACGTGTTTGGTTGTAGTGTAGGGAATGTATCACAAGATTTATCCTGTAAGATTCGCAAGATCTGGGCGGgattgtggtggtggaaatatatatatacatatatatacttgTTAATGTATGAAACGATACTGTAGTCCAATGTAATAAGCCAGCATGAACAGCTATATATACCAATACTTGAACCAGAACTGCCTACAACTAGGGTAATAGATAGTCTCACTGTCTATACTTCTCCAAACCCTACATGACTTTAAAAGGCCTGACAACCCCCATCATACAAACCCGGCCTCACAAAGTCCGGCGTGGGACTATCCCTATACCCCAATCTGACCAACGACTCTGACTCCCGACTAAACATCGGCCAATGCATCTCACCAGAAAGCCCATACCCCGGGAAATCACAGAAAACAGCCCAGGCCCGCTGTATTGTCTGCGTCATCTGCACCTCCGCCATGGAATCCTCGAGTCCGGTTACGTCGCGGGACGTCCCGAAGAGCATGAATAGGTCGCTGCCGTGGTATGCGCCGCTAAGGGCAGTGAGCTCGCTGCTATTGTTGTTAGTATAGTTATAGAGCTGCACGTTGGTCCAGTTGCCGAAGTAGCGGTATTGCCAGACGGGCACGTTGTGCGCGATGCGGGCGTCGGCCTGGGCTGCTATCGGGCAGGTGAATGAGGACAGGTGGAATTCGGTCATTTGTGTTTTCGATGGGAGGGCGCTGATTCCTTTTGAGAGGGATGACAGTGCGTAATAGCCCTCTTCTTTGTCATTGtggccgatgaggatgggctAGTTTACCATGGTGTCAGCTACTTGGGATAAGTTGGATAGGAAGTTACTCACCAACTTCGCGAATAGACCTGCTTTATTTAAAGTAGAGTAATTGGCGAATACCGTCTCGTTGTCGACAACTGGATAGAACGCCGGAGTTGATCGGAGGGGGTTGTTATTGGTGCTGCTATCAGGTTTAACATTAGCAGCGGCAGTCCGTATATCTTCCCAGTTCTTCTGCTGCATACAGTGGACTTCGTCACTACTTTTACTGTCACTACGTTTACTGTCACATCCAACGGCCCGTACAACATCCCTCCACGCAGCCGCAGTATATTCCGGCGTGTTCAGTGGAAAACTCAATGCACTCCCAGAGTGCATGATCAAACCCGCAACGATCGGGTCCTCAACGTACGCATATGTCCAGTAATCCACAGAAACAGCACCGGCGGACTGTCCCGCAATGACGATTTTCTGCGGATTGCCTCCAAAGGCAGCGATGTTGTCGCGGATCCATTCGACTGCGAGGCGCTGATCGCGGAGACCGTGGTTCTGTACACACCCAGCTGGTgttgaagagcaagagcCAGGGAAGCCGAGGATGTTTATGCGGTAGTTGACCGTGATGACGATAATGTCCTCCGACGCTGCGAGGTAGCGGCCGTTCCAGAATGGCGTGTTTGTATTGCCGCCGGCGAATCCTGCTTCAATCAACTCATTGAACAGGCCTGTATAAAATAGAGTACGTACGGCCACCGTAGAGAAAGACGAGGACGGGTTTGTCGTGGACCACTGACCTTGGGGTTGGCTTGGACCAGATGTTTAGGGTGAGGCAGTCTTCGCTCTGCGTTCCGTTTCCTGCTGTGAAGGCAGCCAAGATGGCTGGTGCCTGGGCTGTGAGGTACGTGTAGTTGAATGATCGAGAGCTCAGACGAGGGCAGTCACTACAGTCAAACAGGGAATTAGAGCAAGGGGCTACATCAGTGAGGGAGGCATACTATCCCTGTGAAGGTTAGTAGAGATATAGTCCATAAACGAGCGACTCACCCAGTGTGCTGCCTCGTATGGCCTGctgctcttcagcttctgtgGCGGCATAAACCGTAGAGATCTGACAGGAGGCTCTGCATATGGAATGCCCAAGTACTCGACGACATCGCCGTCCGTCGTACGGCCTGTGATGGGCCCGTTGGAGGTGTGCACGGTGACCCAGTTGGGGGCACACAGTACGAATGGAATGAAGGCAAGAACTGAGATCAGATGAAGCATGGTAACGATGGGGTGCAGGAGTGAGCTGAGAATAAGACGAGATTTACCAAGAATGGCATACCGTGAGGGGGGGACTGGCTGCCTGCCGTGACGAGAACCGGACAGAAACAGGGTTGTGATGGCCAAGACTCGATCGCCTCGTATCGACAGTGGGACAAACCTTTGACCATCGTCCTCAAGGCCGTGCGGGGTGTTATTGCTCACTTTGCATCGTGTATCCAGGCTATTGCGGAATATTCCGTCAGGGTGGAGGAAGGGATTCCTTGGAGATCGTCGGATGAAGGGAGGAATCCAGCTGCATGATGCATCAAGATGCAGAGACGAACCAGGAATCGTCAAGGACTGCCAATAAATGGCTTAAATGCAGCTCTCCAGGGTGGAAGCGAAGTCGGTTCGGTCCTATAAATAACTTGAAACCGACGAGCAGGCTGCCAGAATCCACTAATCCACTCTGGGCCGAGCGGGGTGTTCTCCTGCAGCCTTGTCACTCTTGTCACTCTTGTCGCTCTTCTTGTCACTCTGCTCTACAACTCAGCAAGAATTACAAGACTGCACAAACAAAAGAATGTGCAGTTTCACTCCCGGATAGGCGACAACCGCTGATGATGGCAGGCTGGAGGACACTCCGCCCAGCCAAGTGGCAGATCTCCGCTGGAGCTGAAGCTTGTCTCGCCATCACGTCTCGCCAGTGACGCCTTTGATTTGTGCCCTGAGCTCTTCGATTCGCCTCTCATCGTGTTCTGTCTCGACTAATATTTCCCAATCTCGGCAAGgcatgaagctgctgctgcaaggACTGGCACTGCTGCAGCGGGCACCCACCGGCCGCCTCGATTGGCAACCAGGATCCGCATTCCTGTTGACCTTGCAGTCTCCGTACATTGTCCTCGGATTCTGGAGACTGTGATACGTCGTTGCTGCCTCGTGGCTGAATCTCGATCCGGCTGGGCCCGCGCGAACACGAGGTAACATCCACAACATTCCTCATTCATCTCATTCATCATTCATATCTGGCCGAGGATCAGTCTCTCCTGAACTCATACGAAGCCATTGCCATTCAAAGATGGCCCCAGGTATAGTGCTCTCTTCTTATCAAGTAGTATAGTATCTAACAtcaccagatccagagccgCCCGCCCCATCAGGCCTCCATCgcagctgcatcttctgTCGTGCCCGCAAGATCCGCTGCTCCAGTGGCCCGATTTGCACTGCTTGTCGTGAGCGCAATATCAATTGCACATACAGCCCTGAGGCCCGCAAGGGACGCCCTAGACGGAGAGGCGCCAGCTCGGCCGACCCCCAGCGCGAGCCGCGAAAGGCTCAACGCCGTCGTCTGCTGTCCTctccgccatctccagctgatGTTGCCTCTCCAGTAGCAGCTGTGCCAGCGACTGTGTCTACTGATTCAGTCCCCCAGGCCAGTGCTTCGCGGGCGTcgcctcaaccccagccagTTGAAAACGATGGGGAGAACCAAACATTGGGCCAGGAGCTCGAGCAGATGTTTCACGAGTACTTTATCCGAAAGAATGGATCGCGGTCCAACCTGTTCCAGGACTCGATTGCCTCCTTCCAGCGGCACATGCGCAATCCCAGCCCCGGCAATACTCCAGCCCAACGCCCGCGGCCAAAATTGAGCTACGATGGGATGTTGTCCTTTCTTGCGCATGAAATGGTTGAGATCCTGCTTCTGCGCTTCGGACAGCTTGGCTGTGAACAGTCGGAGACTAGCACGCATCAGTATTTCTACATAGCCTCACTGGCAGAGGAGACGACGTCGAGCATGTTCGACCCTGCTCGGCGCCAGCGAGGTCCTCTTGCGGCTTTAGGAAAACATCGCGTCGTGCAGATGGTTCATCTCTGGTACATGATGCATCCCCTGTCACCGCTGGTCTCGAAGACGCTCCTCCTAGATGCGATACAGGACGAAACGGTGGACGAAGCACTCTTGGCAGTCATTCTAGCGGATGCGTTCCAGGCCTTGGACAGCAGTGACAGTCAGAATGGGAACTCACCTCCTGAAGAATCACCCCAGCTGCTGGCGCACTTTACTGCATCCCAACTGAGGCATCGGCCACTGTCGCACATCGACTCCGCGCCCATCTCGACAGTGCAGGCATTGATCCTGCTAGGATGGAGGGACCTCGCTCAAGGGTTAGCACGGCGAAGCACCTGTTACATCGGGTATACATGTCGTATCATCTCGCGGCAGTATCAACGTCGAAGCCGCAATGAGGGTGGGCCGGAGAGCATGAAGCTGAACGGGATTGATATCGGGCAAGTTGAGCAGGAGATCCTGCAGAACATCTACTGGCTGTGTCTGTCAACGACGACCTGGGCCTTTATGCAAATCGACCAGCCATTCACACTCCTTCTGCCGGACGAGATCCCCGACTTTCCCAGCCTCGACGAGACAACATCTGCAGCGCTGCGTCTGGACCGGGCGTCTAACAATATATCGACCCTCCCATCGCAAGTTCAGGCCATGCGCTGGCTGTGGCCGCTGAGCCATATCACCAGCACCGTTGCCCACATCTACACCATCTACCTCAACGCTCCTACTGAAGAGCGCAAAGTCAAGGCCGCCCCGTGGCATATACGGCACAtccaccaactccaccagctcctccgAGCGCGGTTCGAGCCATCTAATCTCTCCTTCGAAGTCCGAGCAATTCTAatccaggccatcaagcTGGTCGAGCGAGAAGTCAGCACCCCGCACACCCAGTTCTTCCTCCTAACCTCGTACTACACCATCATCGTCCACATGCTCTTCTCCCCTGAACGACGAGCACCCCCGCCAGTTACACCCTCGACCATCCAAGCCCTGGGCGAGTGCATCTCTGCCGTCCTGACTATTGCAGCCGGCGTCCCCTCTCTCCCAGCGAGCCCCGTACCAACCCAAGCTTCGTACGGGAATAGAGCTCTGGCACTATGTCTAGACGCCTGCAGCCGCGCCCTTGTCCGTTTGCACAACCAGTGCCAGCACGACTGGCAGCAAAATCAAAGCAGCAATACAATGCCAGGCGTGACCAAGCTCGCCGAGTACGCAGAGCGTGCCCATAAAGTGTGCAAATCCGACTTTCTGGGCCAGCACGCATCCATCCTACGGCCGGCAAAGAAGCGCTTGAAATGGGTCAAGTCGGCCCTGCGCACCCTGGCGTCTCCGTCGTCtacctctgcctcttccatctctgaCATAAACGAGATGGCAAACGCCAACGCCGCCTTCCTTTCTCTATCCCCGCCAACAAACTTCCCACTCCCATTCGACAGGACCGGTGATCTATCCCTTGGATCGTCCACAACGTCACTATCAGAACTGATGCCGCCGTACCAACTCCCTCCGCCACTCGAAATCCCTGACCCGGGTTTCTTCTGTGACGATCCAACACTGGACTCTTTACTCGGGTTCCCTGGCATAGCGCGCGCAGGTGATCTATACCCGAGGGCAAGCGATAGTTCTTCATCTCAATTGTCCCTAGCgacgccaacgccaacgcaTCAGCAGGATGGACGGCCGTTTGGAGCTTTGGACGACAGTACCGCCGCAAGCACTAGTACAGCCACGGCGCTGGCTGATTTGTTTTTCATGAGTCCTGATATGGCTTCGCATGGGTTGGATGGTCTATTGTTGAACAGTAATAGTAACCCGTTTGATGGGTCGGGGTCTAATGCGGCGATGGCCTCTGGACCTGGCTCTGATCGTATAGGTGGGAGTAATGCAGGGCAGTATGATTTTATGAGTGATCTTCATATGTAGCTTTcatttttttgtttttttggtcgctgtttatatatattgcaTGGCAGTCAGGTAGaggattggattggatttCTGGTAGACAAGTTCGAAGTAGTTCTAGATGGTATTGAGCTTTACCTTGGGTACACGTTAGAGGtattataagatagaatCAGTTCAGCAGTGGACGACTTACTGTAGTGAGATGGATTAGTTTGATATTATACCAAGCTTACCGTTCAGCGAGCTTATATGGTGTACGCAATACTATTGCTAGACTAGACTACATATACAATAGCACGAGACAAGCCAGATCCAGGTTAAGGATTGTTGGATACAGTACATAATCCTACGTCTTCGAAGAAGCAGACCAATAGCGAGGTTGAGGTAGGAAGAGAAcgtaatattaattcttcATAAGGGTATTGCTATTACATTTAACATAGTGTCGCATGAAAATGGCGTTAACCGTCAATCTTAATCATAACCGGCTGCATCTAGTGCTTGAGGCTCTCTATACGAAGTCAGCAACATATCCATATAGTTTGATATATGAGGCATGCATACCCTTGTGGACATCAGCCTGGGTGTCGTGGACGGTCTGGTCCTTCTTGTCGAAGAGGGCGTCCTTTGCAGCAGTAGCACGGGTGGTAAGGTCGGCGTTGTTGTCCTTAGCGACCTCCTTGTTGACCTCCTTTGaggctccggctccggcgCCCTGGACGGTCTCGCTGACGTAGTTGACGGTGTTCTATGCCCTGTTAGTACATGAAAGGCTATTGTTGACACTATTATTGAGGGAAGGCTGCATACCTTGATGGTCTCCATTGTGGCTGAGAGTAAGAAGTGTAAGTGATGTAGTAGATGAGACTGCTTGAATGAGATTGTCTGAATGAAATGAAAACTCCAAGAAGCAAGAACAAGGTCTTTATATGTGTTTCCTGTTCCTAGACCTCGGCCTGGCCCAGTCCCCAGTCTGTTGTCCAGTGCCAGGGATTCTAGGGCATGACATCATGCACCGGCCCCCGCTGTCCAATCAAGACGCTGCCAGGCACATTCAACGTTGTGAACAGTGCGAGATCTGCTCAGCCACTGACGCTGATCTCGTACAGATCTGGCTGTCTATGTACGTCATGGAACTCCACAGAATTCAACACGTGCAGAGGCGGAACCAAAATCCGGATTCTATGcgtgctggctgctgcacaTGCCGTCTACGGCCGAGAGGTACACCGTATTGAGATCGTATTAAGAGTCTTCTCTTATCAAGCTGGATTATCAAGGATATTCGAGAGTCCTAACCGTGTTGGCATTCGCTGGAATTCAAATGGCCTGTGGAATAATAACGACCTTGCGAACAGCACCCTGGCTCTCTTGGCCGGACAAGACTCGGAGTCAACCCCCTAGAGATCGACGATTACTCGATCCCTATCGAGGTTACTCCATTTCCCCTCTGTACAAGAAGAGGGGTTGGCTGTGGCAACGTGCAAGTGGTAACTGGGAACCTGGACGACTCCACTCGACCACTGTGGCGCAGCAGCCTTCGTTTACTGGACCGTGGAAACTGGAAACAGACCGCGCAAGACGGTGCTAGAACCTTTGGGCGGCTTGTTCCGAATCTTTGGAAACTGAGCGTGGTCTGAGTCTCAGGTTTTGCTTGGTAGTTATCCACTGTTAAGCTGACCTCTAATATTCCCGCGGCTGGCACCGCGGGCAATGCATTCGGTTTGCTTCACATGGACATTGGCCTTACACTACTGGAAATGGGGTTATTTGTGGCTAGTTTAAAGCTAGCTTGAGGCATTTAGGGGTCTAGAACGGCTAAGACGTGGCCAtggtgtggtggtggtttcgtagttataataatatacacaCCCAAGAGTTACTCGGATCAATAGCCAACTCGACTGTAAGCCTTCTACTGGTATACATACATAGATAGGAAAGCTCCAGAACTCGCTTCCGCTAATACATCGAGTTGTAGAGTAAATAGTGATGATTCCGGTTCGTCTTTATCGCGGCCAAGAACTCCCACAACCTGCAGTTCCCTGATTTTTGGTTACACTGCAGGCAGATCCACTACAGCGCCACTACTGTAGGTGATTGTCCAGCCTATACGTTCTAGCCAGCTTAGGCTTCCCTAGCCACACAACAGTCTGGAAGAGTGGGAACCGGGACACGGAAGGAATACGCTTCTTTCCGTCTGTCTGGCCTGGATCTAAGACTGCTGCGTCGGTTCCGCTGGCTATAACTGGGAAACGATGATTGCTAGTGAGACGCCCATTCAGGCCTCGATACTCTTAGGCCGAGATAAGGGTGGTACTCGCACATACAGAGGCAAGTGTGGAATTGAATAGGGAGTCAGGGTAGAAACCATCTGTTGGTTGTATAAACTGGAAACCAGTAAGGGTGATATGTTTAGATTGGACAGGACTGCCATCGGAGTACTGATAGAGTATAGTTGTTGCATTTGATAATATTAACTTCCAATGCCTATTGCTCCTTGAGCATAGCCTCCAACTTATAGAATGGACCGTCAGCAGAGCAAACACTACAAGCAACAGGAATACACACCCTTCTTGAAACAGGCTGAAAGCCATACAACCAAGTCAAATACCACATCCAGCCCGCGCTCGGCAGCATGCGATATATAATCGCCCGCAGCACTTTCCCAGCGACGGCTCTAGGCCAGGATGCTGTATGTAGGCGGGCATACCGCGCCGAGAACGAGGCGACATCGTGTGCGCGCTTCTCGCGCACGCGGGCGTAGGTCTCTAGGGCGGTTTTGTCGCCTGCTTGGAGATATAAAGAGATGGAGTCTGCTAGTACGACGGCGTCTTCGATTGCTTGACAGGCGCCCTGGGTTTGGTTGGAATTGTTCAGGAGCTGGGTGACAGGTTTCTT is a window of Aspergillus puulaauensis MK2 DNA, chromosome 4, nearly complete sequence DNA encoding:
- a CDS encoding uncharacterized protein (COG:T;~EggNog:ENOG410PGBV;~InterPro:IPR019826,IPR000997,IPR029058,IPR002018;~MEROPS:MER0033198;~PFAM:PF00135;~SECRETED:SignalP(1-16);~antiSMASH:Cluster_4.6;~go_function: GO:0004104 - cholinesterase activity [Evidence IEA]); this translates as MLHLISVLAFIPFVLCAPNWVTVHTSNGPITGRTTDGDVVEYLGIPYAEPPVRSLRFMPPQKLKSSRPYEAAHWGYDCPRLSSRSFNYTYLTAQAPAILAAFTAGNGTQSEDCLTLNIWSKPTPRSVVHDKPVLVFLYGGRFAGGNTNTPFWNGRYLAASEDIIVITVNYRINILGFPGSCSSTPAGCVQNHGLRDQRLAVEWIRDNIAAFGGNPQKIVIAGQSAGAVSVDYWTYAYVEDPIVAGLIMHSGSALSFPLNTPEYTAAAWRDVVRAVGCDSKRSDSKSSDEVHCMQQKNWEDIRTAAANVKPDSSTNNNPLRSTPAFYPVVDNETVFANYSTLNKAGLFAKLPILIGHNDKEEGYYALSSLSKGISALPSKTQMTEFHLSSFTCPIAAQADARIAHNVPVWQYRYFGNWTNVQLYNYTNNNSSELTALSGAYHGSDLFMLFGTSRDVTGLEDSMAEVQMTQTIQRAWAVFCDFPGYGLSGEMHWPMFSRESESLVRLGYRDSPTPDFVRPGLYDGGCQAF
- a CDS encoding uncharacterized protein (COG:S;~EggNog:ENOG410PMYC;~InterPro:IPR036864,IPR007219,IPR001138;~PFAM:PF00172,PF04082;~antiSMASH:Cluster_4.6;~go_function: GO:0000981 - DNA-binding transcription factor activity, RNA polymerase II-specific [Evidence IEA];~go_function: GO:0003677 - DNA binding [Evidence IEA];~go_function: GO:0008270 - zinc ion binding [Evidence IEA];~go_process: GO:0006351 - transcription, DNA-templated [Evidence IEA];~go_process: GO:0006355 - regulation of transcription, DNA-templated [Evidence IEA]), whose product is MAPDPEPPAPSGLHRSCIFCRARKIRCSSGPICTACRERNINCTYSPEARKGRPRRRGASSADPQREPRKAQRRRLLSSPPSPADVASPVAAVPATVSTDSVPQASASRASPQPQPVENDGENQTLGQELEQMFHEYFIRKNGSRSNLFQDSIASFQRHMRNPSPGNTPAQRPRPKLSYDGMLSFLAHEMVEILLLRFGQLGCEQSETSTHQYFYIASLAEETTSSMFDPARRQRGPLAALGKHRVVQMVHLWYMMHPLSPLVSKTLLLDAIQDETVDEALLAVILADAFQALDSSDSQNGNSPPEESPQLLAHFTASQLRHRPLSHIDSAPISTVQALILLGWRDLAQGLARRSTCYIGYTCRIISRQYQRRSRNEGGPESMKLNGIDIGQVEQEILQNIYWLCLSTTTWAFMQIDQPFTLLLPDEIPDFPSLDETTSAALRLDRASNNISTLPSQVQAMRWLWPLSHITSTVAHIYTIYLNAPTEERKVKAAPWHIRHIHQLHQLLRARFEPSNLSFEVRAILIQAIKLVEREVSTPHTQFFLLTSYYTIIVHMLFSPERRAPPPVTPSTIQALGECISAVLTIAAGVPSLPASPVPTQASYGNRALALCLDACSRALVRLHNQCQHDWQQNQSSNTMPGVTKLAEYAERAHKVCKSDFLGQHASILRPAKKRLKWVKSALRTLASPSSTSASSISDINEMANANAAFLSLSPPTNFPLPFDRTGDLSLGSSTTSLSELMPPYQLPPPLEIPDPGFFCDDPTLDSLLGFPGIARAGDLYPRASDSSSSQLSLATPTPTHQQDGRPFGALDDSTAASTSTATALADLFFMSPDMASHGLDGLLLNSNSNPFDGSGSNAAMASGPGSDRIGGSNAGQYDFMSDLHM
- the grg1 gene encoding putative glucose repressible protein Grg1 (COG:S;~EggNog:ENOG410PT0B;~InterPro:IPR020100;~PFAM:PF11034;~antiSMASH:Cluster_4.6), encoding METIKNTVNYVSETVQGAGAGASKEVNKEVAKDNNADLTTRATAAKDALFDKKDQTVHDTQADVHKESLKH